One Salipiger sp. H15 DNA window includes the following coding sequences:
- a CDS encoding dual specificity protein phosphatase produces the protein MIRHHLPSAVPDTEAREDARPLLWQAASGPGPGLDALWLGNLPAAEDPRALAEAGISASLNLAMNIFPGPLTLPGGSHVRRYQIGLLDGPGNAPETLAAAVLLIDGLAARYTPGKPHYPAHARGGLLVHCRGGRSRSVTVLALWLHLRRAEAFPSLDDALAHLRALRGLEGTYPLPPMLDLAREVLDRGLCAR, from the coding sequence ATGATCCGCCATCACCTTCCCTCCGCCGTGCCCGATACCGAGGCCCGCGAGGACGCCCGCCCGCTGCTCTGGCAGGCCGCCAGCGGACCCGGCCCGGGCCTCGACGCGCTCTGGCTCGGCAACCTGCCCGCCGCCGAGGACCCGCGCGCGCTGGCCGAGGCGGGGATCAGCGCAAGCCTCAACCTCGCGATGAACATCTTTCCCGGCCCTCTCACCCTGCCCGGCGGCAGCCATGTGCGGCGCTACCAGATCGGCCTTCTCGACGGGCCGGGCAATGCGCCCGAGACGCTGGCCGCCGCCGTGCTGCTGATCGACGGGCTCGCGGCCCGCTACACGCCGGGCAAGCCGCATTATCCCGCCCATGCGCGCGGCGGGCTGCTGGTGCATTGCCGCGGCGGGCGCTCACGGTCGGTGACCGTGCTGGCGCTCTGGCTGCACCTGCGCCGCGCCGAAGCCTTCCCCAGCCTCGACGATGCGCTGGCGCATCTGCGCGCGCTTCGCGGGCTGGAGGGCACCTACCCGCTTCCCCCGATGCTCGACCTCGCCCGCGAGGTTCTGGACCGCGGGCTCTGCGCGCGATGA
- the flgC gene encoding flagellar basal body rod protein FlgC: MDPLKSVLSVAASGMRAQGERLKVVSENVANASSTGNTEGGDPYRRKVISFEELIDRETGASMVGVSDVSRDDAEFELRYDPSHPAANQDGFVKVSNVKTILELANMREASRSYQANLNMFETGRTMRSQLLDLLK, from the coding sequence ATGGATCCGCTGAAATCCGTATTGAGCGTCGCCGCCAGCGGCATGCGTGCCCAGGGCGAGCGGCTGAAGGTCGTCTCGGAGAACGTCGCCAACGCCAGCTCGACCGGCAACACCGAGGGCGGCGATCCCTACCGCCGCAAGGTGATCTCCTTCGAGGAGTTGATCGACCGCGAGACCGGCGCCTCGATGGTGGGCGTCTCGGACGTGTCCCGCGACGATGCCGAGTTCGAACTGCGCTACGACCCGTCGCACCCGGCCGCCAACCAGGACGGCTTCGTGAAGGTGTCGAACGTGAAGACCATCCTCGAGCTGGCCAACATGCGCGAGGCCTCGCGCAGCTACCAGGCCAACCTGAACATGTTCGAGACCGGGCGCACCATGCGCTCGCAACTCCTCGACCTGCTGAAATAG
- the flhA gene encoding flagellar biosynthesis protein FlhA codes for MAVTDPFTTSRKRPNLMSKGLANRDVGFAIGVTLMLGMLFVPLPPIILDLGLAVSLSVSVLILMVALWIPRPLDFNSFPTLLLVVTMLRLSLNVASTRLILSEGHTGPGAAGGVIEGFSRFIVGGNYIIGIVVFIILVVINFVVITKGSTRIAEVSARFSLDSMPGKQMAIDADLGAGLIDEQQARSRRKELEDESGFFGAMDGASKFVRGDAVAGIIITLINVIGGMLIGVAQHGLSVSEAANFYTVLTIGDGLVSQIPALVVSLAAGLIVTKGGTEGAANEAVLGQLSKFPKALFMAAVLLFCIGLLPGFPTLVFTALAALMVFLGITVQRGADEASRTAAREEMVRQKAEAAPAEDSIKETLKLDTLRLDLGQALVPLISSPDAALAGKIKSLRGLFAREFGFVLPTVRIKDEPMLPSQSYALMVQGVEVARGEVRPTGMMVVNPGDCGLKGEKGKDPTFGLDALWVDPQTAKTAEGMGLTVVDPESVIITHLTEVVKEHLPELMTYGATQDLIEELDREYQKLAKEIPGNAPMVLIQQVLQGLLAERVSVRNLPLIIEAIAEAKRGTSSVTQITEQVRRRLANQICKSLADGSGFISVITMGGAWEKEFLESLRVSGDERNFVMSPQRVQDFVLQARREIQQFAERDEWPALLVSPEVRSFVRSMLERVSPMTTVLSHNEIHRKAALRTVATIGK; via the coding sequence ATGGCCGTGACCGATCCCTTCACCACCTCGCGCAAGCGCCCCAACCTGATGAGCAAGGGGCTGGCGAACCGCGACGTGGGTTTCGCCATCGGCGTGACGCTGATGCTCGGCATGCTCTTCGTGCCGCTGCCGCCGATCATCCTCGACCTTGGTCTCGCGGTGTCGCTCTCGGTCTCGGTGCTGATCCTGATGGTGGCGCTGTGGATCCCGAGGCCGCTCGACTTCAACTCCTTCCCGACGCTGCTACTGGTCGTCACCATGCTGCGCCTGTCGCTCAACGTCGCCTCGACCCGGCTGATCCTGTCCGAGGGCCACACCGGCCCCGGCGCGGCTGGCGGGGTGATCGAGGGCTTCTCGCGCTTCATCGTGGGCGGCAACTACATCATCGGCATCGTGGTCTTCATCATTCTGGTGGTGATCAACTTCGTGGTGATCACCAAGGGTTCGACCCGGATCGCCGAGGTCTCGGCCCGCTTCTCGCTGGACTCGATGCCCGGCAAGCAGATGGCCATCGACGCCGATCTCGGCGCCGGGCTGATCGACGAGCAGCAGGCCCGGTCCCGCCGCAAGGAGCTCGAGGACGAGAGCGGCTTCTTCGGGGCGATGGACGGTGCGTCGAAGTTCGTGCGCGGCGACGCGGTGGCGGGGATCATCATCACGCTGATCAACGTCATCGGCGGGATGCTCATCGGCGTTGCGCAGCACGGGCTGTCGGTCTCCGAGGCGGCGAATTTCTACACGGTGCTGACCATCGGCGACGGGCTCGTCTCGCAGATCCCGGCGCTGGTGGTCTCGCTGGCCGCGGGCCTCATCGTCACCAAGGGCGGCACCGAGGGCGCGGCCAATGAGGCGGTGCTGGGGCAGCTGTCGAAATTCCCCAAGGCGCTGTTCATGGCGGCGGTGCTGCTCTTCTGCATCGGCCTGCTGCCCGGCTTCCCGACGCTGGTCTTCACCGCGCTCGCGGCGCTCATGGTGTTCCTCGGGATCACCGTGCAGCGCGGCGCCGACGAGGCCAGCCGCACCGCCGCGCGCGAGGAGATGGTCCGCCAGAAGGCCGAGGCCGCCCCGGCCGAGGACAGCATCAAGGAGACGCTGAAGCTCGACACGCTGCGGCTCGACCTCGGGCAGGCGCTGGTGCCGCTGATCTCGAGCCCCGACGCGGCGCTGGCGGGCAAGATCAAGAGCCTGCGCGGCCTCTTCGCGCGCGAATTCGGCTTCGTGCTGCCGACGGTGCGGATCAAGGACGAGCCGATGCTGCCCTCGCAGAGCTACGCGCTGATGGTGCAGGGGGTCGAGGTCGCCCGCGGCGAAGTGCGACCGACCGGCATGATGGTGGTCAACCCCGGCGACTGCGGCCTCAAGGGCGAGAAGGGCAAGGATCCGACCTTCGGCCTCGACGCGCTCTGGGTGGACCCGCAGACCGCCAAGACCGCCGAGGGCATGGGCCTCACCGTGGTGGACCCGGAAAGCGTGATCATCACCCACCTCACCGAGGTGGTGAAGGAGCACCTGCCCGAGCTTATGACCTACGGCGCGACGCAGGATCTGATCGAGGAGCTCGACCGCGAGTACCAGAAGCTCGCCAAGGAGATCCCCGGCAACGCGCCCATGGTGCTGATCCAGCAGGTGCTTCAGGGGCTGCTGGCCGAGCGCGTCTCGGTGCGCAACCTACCGCTGATCATCGAGGCGATCGCCGAGGCCAAGCGCGGCACCTCGAGCGTCACGCAGATCACCGAGCAGGTGCGCCGCCGCCTCGCCAACCAGATCTGCAAGTCGCTGGCCGACGGCTCGGGCTTCATCTCGGTGATCACCATGGGCGGCGCCTGGGAGAAGGAGTTCCTCGAGTCGCTTCGGGTCAGCGGCGACGAGCGCAACTTCGTCATGTCGCCGCAGCGGGTGCAGGACTTCGTGCTGCAGGCCCGGCGCGAGATCCAGCAGTTCGCAGAACGCGACGAATGGCCCGCGCTGCTGGTCAGCCCCGAGGTGCGCAGCTTCGTGCGCTCGATGCTGGAACGGGTGAGCCCGATGACCACCGTGCTGTCGCACAACGAGATCCACCGCAAGGCGGCGCTTCGCACCGTCGCGACCATCGGCAAGTAA
- the flhB gene encoding flagellar biosynthesis protein FlhB, which produces MADDQDKDSKTEEPTERKLRRAREKGEVPSSREVGNVTAVLSLFAIAAFVMPGVSAPLAGVLRGVFETAGQFTVGEDVQGMRDIGGVTWGVMRGVGILLAPLLILMLLGAVAGVVLQGDIVMAIERIRPKPEKLSPLAGFKKIFSVPALVEFVKSMLKVLTVGTIGIWITYHGVRDIWQVQGLLPEMLTEFARRTASRMLLVVLVLLVAVAVADVLWKRFEYRRNQRMSLQEVKDEHKDTEGDPQIRVRRMQLRRERARQRIATAVPRATVVLTNPTHFAVALKYESGVDLAPVCVAKGADLLAARIRELAREAEVPIIENKPLARALHDVAEVDKQIPVQHWEAVAAIIGYVMDMQRNIKRPLPEGSSLREED; this is translated from the coding sequence ATGGCCGACGATCAGGACAAGGACAGCAAGACCGAAGAGCCGACAGAGCGAAAGCTCCGAAGGGCCCGCGAGAAGGGCGAGGTCCCGAGTTCGCGCGAGGTCGGCAACGTCACCGCCGTGCTCTCGCTCTTCGCCATCGCCGCCTTCGTGATGCCCGGCGTCTCGGCGCCGCTTGCCGGCGTGCTGCGCGGGGTCTTCGAGACCGCGGGACAGTTCACCGTCGGCGAGGACGTGCAGGGGATGCGCGACATCGGCGGCGTGACCTGGGGCGTGATGCGCGGCGTCGGCATCCTGCTTGCGCCGCTGCTGATCCTGATGCTGCTCGGCGCGGTGGCCGGGGTGGTGCTGCAGGGCGACATCGTCATGGCCATCGAACGCATCCGGCCGAAACCGGAAAAACTCTCGCCTCTGGCGGGCTTCAAGAAGATCTTCTCCGTGCCCGCCCTGGTGGAATTCGTGAAGAGCATGCTGAAGGTGCTGACGGTTGGCACGATCGGCATCTGGATCACCTATCACGGGGTGCGCGACATCTGGCAGGTGCAGGGGCTGCTGCCCGAGATGCTGACCGAGTTCGCCCGGCGCACCGCCTCGCGCATGCTGCTGGTGGTTCTGGTGCTGCTGGTGGCGGTCGCGGTGGCCGACGTGCTGTGGAAGCGCTTCGAATACCGGCGCAACCAGCGCATGTCGCTGCAGGAGGTCAAGGACGAGCACAAGGACACCGAGGGCGATCCGCAGATTCGCGTCCGCCGGATGCAGCTGCGCCGGGAACGGGCGCGCCAACGCATCGCCACCGCCGTGCCGCGCGCGACCGTGGTGCTGACCAACCCGACCCATTTCGCGGTGGCGCTGAAATACGAGAGCGGCGTCGATCTCGCGCCGGTCTGCGTGGCCAAGGGTGCCGACCTGCTGGCCGCGCGGATCCGCGAGCTCGCGCGCGAGGCCGAGGTGCCGATCATCGAGAACAAGCCGCTGGCCCGCGCCCTGCACGACGTGGCCGAGGTCGACAAGCAGATCCCGGTGCAGCACTGGGAGGCTGTCGCCGCGATCATCGGCTACGTCATGGACATGCAGCGCAACATCAAGCGCCCGCTGCCCGAAGGCTCGAGCCTGCGCGAGGAGGACTGA
- a CDS encoding PIN domain-containing protein, translating into MGGDFFDTNVILYLLGEGPKADRAEALLRQGGVISVQVLNEALVNCLRKARLSADEAADFLGGIRALCETVPLTVETHDIGRALGQRYGFSVYDSMIVAAALLAGCDTLWSEDMHNGLLVEDSLRIRNPFAA; encoded by the coding sequence ATGGGCGGCGATTTCTTCGACACCAACGTGATCCTCTACCTGCTGGGCGAGGGGCCGAAGGCGGACCGCGCCGAGGCGCTGCTGCGGCAGGGCGGGGTGATCAGCGTGCAGGTTCTCAACGAGGCGCTGGTCAACTGCCTGCGCAAGGCGCGGTTGAGCGCTGACGAGGCCGCAGACTTCCTCGGCGGGATCAGGGCGCTCTGCGAGACCGTGCCGCTGACGGTGGAAACCCATGACATCGGCCGGGCGCTCGGCCAGCGCTACGGCTTCTCGGTCTACGACTCGATGATCGTCGCCGCGGCGCTGCTCGCGGGCTGCGACACGCTCTGGTCCGAGGACATGCACAACGGGCTGCTGGTCGAAGACAGCCTGCGCATCCGCAACCCCTTCGCCGCCTAG
- a CDS encoding lytic transglycosylase domain-containing protein codes for MRGLRVTLLALAALLAPGQHASADWSDFYRPTPREAEPVPELRSTGTPSGVCIREILRAQLRHQIPGNLLLGIGLQESGMMHEGELTIWPWTANADGDGRYFNNPETAASWVRARKADGVTSIDVGCMQVNLRWHPDAFVSLEHGFDPARNVDYAARLLVSLYEQTGDWVEAAGRYHSATPEYQQVYLARLKQNVTIANDRLDIFRMLAAGDGGAAEAPVAVAVAEPLPEGHFWTSWLTTRSGAADEGARSLYGREVMQPVLPAFRKMF; via the coding sequence ATGCGCGGGCTGCGGGTCACCCTCCTTGCCCTCGCCGCGCTCCTCGCGCCGGGGCAGCACGCAAGCGCCGACTGGAGCGATTTCTACCGCCCGACGCCGCGCGAGGCCGAGCCGGTGCCCGAGCTGCGCAGCACCGGCACACCCTCGGGTGTCTGCATCCGCGAGATCCTGCGCGCGCAGCTGCGCCACCAGATCCCCGGCAACCTGCTTCTGGGCATCGGCCTGCAGGAATCGGGCATGATGCACGAGGGCGAGCTGACCATCTGGCCCTGGACCGCGAATGCCGACGGCGACGGGCGCTACTTCAACAACCCCGAGACCGCCGCCAGCTGGGTGCGCGCCCGCAAGGCCGACGGGGTCACATCCATCGACGTCGGCTGCATGCAGGTGAACCTGCGGTGGCATCCCGACGCCTTCGTCTCGCTCGAGCACGGGTTCGACCCGGCGCGCAACGTCGACTACGCGGCGCGGCTGCTGGTCTCGCTCTACGAGCAGACCGGCGACTGGGTCGAGGCGGCCGGGCGCTACCACTCGGCGACCCCCGAATACCAGCAGGTCTACCTCGCGCGGCTCAAGCAGAATGTGACCATCGCCAATGACCGGCTTGACATCTTCCGAATGCTGGCTGCCGGGGACGGAGGCGCCGCGGAGGCGCCGGTCGCCGTGGCTGTCGCCGAGCCGCTGCCCGAGGGGCATTTCTGGACCTCCTGGCTGACCACGCGCAGCGGCGCCGCCGACGAGGGCGCCCGCAGCCTCTATGGGCGCGAGGTGATGCAACCCGTGCTGCCCGCCTTCCGAAAGATGTTCTGA
- a CDS encoding AbrB/MazE/SpoVT family DNA-binding domain-containing protein, with protein MQISKWGNSLAVRLPADLVRELGLKEGDRIDLHPDTRGLAVRRAERPEDILAGLRRFRGRMAEGGPLSRDEANAR; from the coding sequence ATGCAAATCTCGAAATGGGGCAATTCCCTCGCGGTGCGCCTGCCCGCCGACCTCGTGCGCGAACTCGGTCTCAAGGAGGGCGACCGGATCGACCTGCATCCCGACACGCGCGGCCTTGCCGTGCGCCGGGCCGAGCGGCCCGAGGACATCCTCGCCGGGCTGCGCCGCTTCCGCGGCCGCATGGCCGAAGGCGGGCCCCTGTCGCGCGACGAGGCCAACGCGCGCTGA
- a CDS encoding NADP-dependent isocitrate dehydrogenase yields MAENNTPDIVYTKVDEAPELASASLLPIIRSFAAAAGVSVGTKDISLAGRILATFPEALTEAQRQSDDLAWLGEWVKTPEANVIKLPNISASVPQLVAAIKELQGQGYALPDYPEAASSDAEKAIQAKYDAIKGSAVNPVLREGNSDRRAAVAVKKFAQSNPHRMGEWTADSKTRVAAMDGGDFFSNEVSATLDKAATAKIVLETAAGETVLKSGVSYPAGTVVDATFMSAAKLGAFLENEIARTKEEGTLFSLHMKATMMKVSDPIIFGHAVKAWLKPVFEKFGDEMKALGVNPNSGLGDLLARVKDNAAIMAAIEEVTAARPPMYMVNSDKGITNLHVPSDVIIDASMPALIRAGGKGWGPDGKEADTNCVIPDNSYAPVYDATIEFFKANGKLNPATAGTVQNIGLMAQKAEEYGSHPTTFEIAEAGTVKMILDDGTVLHSHAVEAGDIWRSASARKAPIEDWVNLAIDRQKATGFRAIFWLDANRAHDAELIAYVKPILEAKGVADKFEIMAPREATIASLETITKGEDTIAITGNVLRDYLTDLFPILELATSAKMLSIVKLMNGGGLFETGAGGSAPKHVQQLVEENHLRWDSLGEFCALGESFKFLADQKGNEKARVLGDAVDAATQGILDHDRSPSRKVGEPDNRDSHYWFARYWAEALAAQSTDADLAAHFAPIAKALADGEAAIVAELAAVQGKPADLGGYYHSDEAKTAGVMRPSATLNGILG; encoded by the coding sequence ATGGCTGAGAACAACACTCCTGACATCGTTTACACCAAGGTCGACGAAGCGCCCGAGCTTGCCTCGGCCTCGCTGCTTCCGATCATCCGCAGCTTTGCCGCCGCTGCCGGCGTGTCGGTCGGCACCAAGGACATCTCGCTCGCGGGCCGCATCCTCGCGACCTTCCCCGAGGCTCTGACCGAGGCGCAGCGCCAGTCGGACGACCTCGCCTGGCTCGGCGAGTGGGTGAAGACCCCGGAAGCCAACGTCATCAAGCTGCCGAACATCTCGGCCTCGGTGCCGCAGCTGGTGGCCGCGATCAAGGAACTGCAGGGCCAGGGCTACGCGCTGCCCGACTACCCCGAGGCCGCCTCGAGTGACGCGGAAAAGGCGATCCAGGCCAAGTACGACGCGATCAAGGGTTCGGCCGTGAACCCGGTGCTGCGCGAGGGCAACTCGGACCGCCGCGCCGCCGTCGCGGTGAAGAAATTCGCGCAGTCGAACCCGCACCGCATGGGCGAGTGGACCGCTGACAGCAAGACCCGCGTCGCGGCGATGGACGGCGGCGACTTCTTCTCGAACGAGGTTTCGGCCACGCTCGACAAGGCAGCGACCGCGAAGATCGTGCTCGAGACCGCGGCTGGCGAGACCGTGCTGAAGTCGGGCGTCTCCTACCCCGCGGGCACCGTGGTCGACGCCACCTTCATGAGCGCCGCCAAGCTGGGCGCCTTCCTCGAGAACGAGATCGCCAGGACCAAGGAAGAAGGCACGCTCTTCTCGCTGCACATGAAGGCGACGATGATGAAGGTCTCGGACCCGATCATCTTCGGCCACGCGGTGAAGGCCTGGCTGAAGCCGGTGTTCGAGAAGTTCGGCGACGAGATGAAGGCGCTTGGCGTCAACCCGAACTCGGGCCTCGGCGACCTGCTGGCCCGCGTGAAGGACAATGCCGCGATCATGGCCGCGATCGAGGAAGTGACCGCCGCACGCCCGCCGATGTACATGGTGAACTCGGACAAGGGCATCACCAACCTGCACGTCCCCTCGGACGTCATCATCGACGCCTCGATGCCCGCGCTGATCCGCGCCGGCGGCAAGGGCTGGGGCCCGGACGGCAAGGAAGCGGACACCAACTGCGTGATCCCCGACAACTCCTACGCCCCGGTCTATGACGCGACGATCGAGTTCTTCAAGGCGAACGGCAAGCTGAACCCGGCGACTGCCGGCACCGTGCAGAACATCGGCCTGATGGCGCAGAAGGCGGAAGAGTACGGCTCGCACCCGACCACCTTCGAGATCGCCGAGGCCGGCACGGTCAAGATGATCCTCGACGACGGCACCGTGCTGCACTCGCACGCCGTCGAGGCGGGCGACATCTGGCGCTCGGCCTCGGCCCGCAAGGCGCCGATCGAGGACTGGGTGAACCTCGCCATCGACCGTCAGAAGGCCACCGGCTTCCGCGCGATCTTCTGGCTCGACGCGAACCGCGCCCATGACGCCGAGCTGATCGCCTACGTGAAGCCGATCCTCGAGGCGAAGGGCGTTGCGGACAAGTTCGAGATCATGGCCCCGCGCGAAGCCACCATTGCCTCGCTCGAGACCATCACCAAGGGTGAGGACACGATCGCGATCACCGGCAACGTGCTGCGCGACTACCTGACCGACCTCTTCCCGATCCTCGAGCTGGCCACCTCGGCCAAGATGCTCTCGATCGTGAAGCTGATGAACGGCGGCGGCCTCTTCGAGACTGGTGCCGGCGGCTCGGCTCCGAAGCACGTGCAGCAGCTGGTGGAAGAGAACCACCTGCGCTGGGACAGCCTCGGCGAGTTCTGCGCCCTCGGCGAGAGCTTCAAGTTCCTCGCCGACCAGAAGGGCAACGAGAAGGCGCGGGTGCTGGGCGATGCGGTGGACGCCGCGACGCAGGGCATCCTCGACCACGACCGTTCGCCCTCGCGCAAGGTGGGTGAGCCCGACAACCGCGACAGCCACTACTGGTTCGCCCGCTACTGGGCAGAGGCCCTTGCCGCGCAGTCGACCGACGCCGATCTCGCCGCGCATTTCGCGCCCATCGCCAAGGCGCTGGCCGACGGCGAGGCAGCCATCGTCGCCGAACTGGCGGCGGTGCAGGGCAAGCCGGCCGACCTCGGCGGCTACTACCACTCCGACGAGGCCAAGACCGCCGGCGTGATGCGCCCCTCGGCGACGCTGAACGGCATCCTCGGCTGA
- a CDS encoding flagellar hook-basal body complex protein FliE: protein MAGPSSLLSLNTASGAYRASRDMVAEQVPTIAPDRTERPSFSDMVAKAGADTVQTIREAEAVAQNGLRGNADTQQVVLATLELETTVNTAVAVRDKLVEAYQEIMRMPV from the coding sequence ATGGCGGGACCCTCCTCGCTCCTATCGCTGAACACCGCCAGCGGCGCCTATCGCGCGTCGCGCGACATGGTCGCCGAACAGGTTCCGACCATCGCCCCGGACCGCACCGAGCGCCCCAGCTTCTCGGACATGGTGGCCAAGGCCGGCGCCGACACGGTGCAGACCATCCGCGAGGCCGAGGCCGTGGCGCAGAACGGCCTGCGCGGCAACGCCGACACGCAGCAGGTGGTGCTGGCCACGCTCGAGCTCGAAACCACGGTGAACACCGCCGTTGCGGTGCGCGACAAGCTGGTCGAGGCCTACCAGGAAATCATGCGCATGCCGGTCTGA
- a CDS encoding LacI family DNA-binding transcriptional regulator codes for MRPPRPPIGPPRGRFVSAADVARLAGVSRSAVSRAFTPGAQVSDQARARILAAAEELGYRVNRLARALHQDRSDIVGVVGGNFSNPYISAQLDALSKALHARRLQCLLMNSAGGVEADLERLLDYRVRTVVLLSGAAPDALIRLCAQNGARMVLINRPRPPEGARADLILVDSARGGRLAAERLALAGCRSVAVVISGSRTSAKTERAEAFCSEMALRGIPVTRWADGPNSYETGVQAARALLRGPGIDGIFGVTDEIALGVLNTARFELGLRVPEDLSVIGFDDAPISAWSSHGLTTVSQSLEDLTRATMEAIALPAWAEPLLRELPVRLVERGSVCPASG; via the coding sequence ATGAGGCCGCCGCGCCCGCCGATCGGCCCGCCCCGGGGCCGCTTCGTCTCTGCCGCCGACGTGGCGCGGCTGGCCGGGGTGTCGCGCTCGGCGGTCTCGCGGGCCTTCACCCCCGGCGCGCAGGTCTCGGACCAGGCCCGCGCCCGCATCCTCGCGGCGGCCGAGGAGCTGGGCTACCGGGTGAACCGCCTTGCCCGCGCGCTGCACCAGGACAGGTCGGACATCGTGGGCGTGGTCGGCGGCAACTTCTCCAACCCCTATATCTCGGCGCAGCTCGATGCGCTGTCGAAGGCGCTGCATGCGCGCCGCCTGCAATGCCTGCTGATGAACAGCGCGGGCGGGGTCGAGGCGGATCTCGAGCGCCTGCTCGACTACCGGGTGCGGACCGTGGTGCTGCTCTCGGGCGCCGCGCCCGACGCGCTGATCCGGCTCTGCGCCCAGAATGGCGCGCGCATGGTGCTGATCAACCGCCCGCGCCCGCCCGAAGGCGCGCGGGCCGACCTGATCCTCGTCGACAGCGCCCGCGGCGGGCGGCTCGCGGCGGAGCGGCTGGCGCTTGCGGGCTGCCGGAGCGTCGCGGTGGTGATCTCGGGTTCGCGCACCTCGGCCAAGACCGAGCGGGCCGAGGCCTTCTGCAGCGAGATGGCGCTGCGCGGCATCCCCGTCACCCGCTGGGCGGACGGGCCGAACAGCTACGAGACGGGCGTGCAGGCGGCGCGGGCGCTGCTGCGCGGGCCGGGCATCGACGGCATCTTCGGGGTGACCGACGAGATCGCGCTCGGCGTGCTCAACACGGCGCGGTTCGAGCTGGGGCTGCGGGTGCCCGAGGATCTGTCGGTGATCGGCTTCGACGACGCGCCGATCTCGGCCTGGTCGTCGCATGGGTTGACCACGGTCAGCCAGTCGCTCGAGGATCTCACCCGCGCCACGATGGAGGCGATCGCCCTGCCCGCCTGGGCCGAGCCCCTGCTGCGCGAACTGCCGGTGCGGCTGGTCGAGCGCGGCAGCGTGTGCCCGGCTTCCGGCTAG
- a CDS encoding flagellar biosynthetic protein FliQ has translation MTEADTHTILSEAFLTVLYASGPIMAIALIIGLTVAFFQALTQIQEMTLTFVPKIVAILLGLLALLPFMYAMVKRLSDTVFDLIINGAF, from the coding sequence GTGACCGAAGCCGATACGCATACGATCCTGTCGGAAGCCTTCCTGACCGTGCTCTACGCATCCGGCCCGATCATGGCGATCGCGCTGATCATCGGTCTGACCGTGGCCTTCTTCCAGGCGCTGACGCAGATCCAGGAGATGACCCTGACCTTCGTGCCGAAGATCGTGGCGATCCTGCTCGGCCTGCTGGCGCTCCTGCCCTTCATGTACGCGATGGTGAAGCGCCTGTCCGACACGGTGTTCGACCTGATCATCAACGGGGCCTTCTGA
- a CDS encoding flagellar biosynthetic protein FliR, translated as MNIPALITVQFLGVALVFARIGGIVMFMPGFGETLFPVRYRLAMALVLSLALFPLAPLGPVDFDDTAAFIAILAIELTLGVWIGVSARILMTGLQFAGYQIGTIAGLANAFSPSLGSFEGANLVSTALMMAAVAVIFATDLHHAIIGAMVMSYDVFPPGRILTGDLAQQIVKAVSASFYMGLSIAAPFFVMGLLLNLAMGLTARMMPSLPVFFVAGSVLIAAGLLVLVMAVPMMLREFAERFAEWLGLLVF; from the coding sequence ATGAACATCCCGGCGCTGATCACCGTCCAGTTCCTCGGGGTGGCGCTGGTCTTTGCCCGGATCGGCGGCATCGTCATGTTCATGCCCGGCTTCGGCGAGACGCTGTTCCCGGTGCGCTACCGGCTGGCGATGGCCCTCGTCCTGTCGCTGGCGCTCTTCCCGCTGGCCCCGCTCGGGCCGGTCGATTTCGACGATACCGCCGCCTTCATCGCGATCCTCGCCATCGAACTGACACTGGGGGTCTGGATCGGCGTGAGCGCGCGGATCCTGATGACCGGGCTGCAGTTCGCCGGCTACCAGATCGGCACGATCGCCGGGCTCGCCAACGCCTTCTCGCCCAGCCTCGGCTCGTTCGAGGGCGCAAACCTCGTCTCGACCGCGCTGATGATGGCGGCGGTGGCGGTGATCTTTGCCACCGACCTGCACCACGCGATCATCGGCGCGATGGTGATGAGCTACGACGTCTTCCCGCCGGGACGCATCCTGACCGGCGATCTTGCGCAGCAGATCGTCAAGGCGGTGAGCGCGAGCTTCTACATGGGCCTGTCGATCGCCGCGCCCTTCTTCGTCATGGGGCTGCTGCTCAACCTCGCCATGGGCCTGACGGCGCGGATGATGCCCTCGCTGCCGGTCTTCTTCGTCGCGGGCTCGGTGCTCATCGCCGCCGGGCTGTTGGTGCTCGTGATGGCGGTTCCGATGATGCTGCGCGAGTTCGCCGAGCGGTTCGCCGAGTGGCTCGGCCTGCTGGTCTTCTGA